Proteins encoded together in one Shewanella oneidensis MR-1 window:
- a CDS encoding DUF2788 domain-containing protein, whose translation MLSQYMEQIETLGLNLFFAAIFFFIGMAIHDVLKQGNVPKFGRFIVWLVLFLGCAGFIAKGIIQMSWEGSGIG comes from the coding sequence ATGTTATCTCAGTATATGGAACAAATTGAGACCCTCGGCTTGAACCTGTTTTTTGCCGCGATTTTTTTCTTTATCGGCATGGCCATCCACGATGTGCTAAAACAAGGTAATGTACCGAAATTCGGTCGATTTATTGTTTGGTTAGTATTATTTCTCGGCTGCGCCGGGTTTATTGCAAAAGGTATTATCCAGATGTCCTGGGAAGGTTCGGGCATCGGTTAA
- the seqA gene encoding replication initiation negative regulator SeqA produces the protein MKYIEVDEELYRHIASKTERIGESASDILRRLLGLSVDTVEQAQPQAISQPSLEAATPEPQFVPQVETFVAAADFHQLVDEHKLEQQKGAVGRFLFLLESLYQLNKTQFAQILQIQGRDRLYFARSREELLKASATANPKEIGQTGFWVTTNNNTAKKRAILAEALVQFGCDAEIANGIAERV, from the coding sequence ATGAAATACATCGAAGTGGATGAAGAGCTCTATCGTCATATTGCCAGCAAAACGGAACGTATTGGTGAGAGCGCCTCTGACATTCTCCGTCGATTACTCGGCCTGTCCGTCGATACGGTTGAACAGGCACAGCCACAGGCTATCAGCCAACCGAGCTTAGAGGCTGCAACGCCTGAACCACAATTTGTGCCACAAGTCGAAACTTTTGTCGCTGCAGCTGATTTTCATCAATTGGTGGATGAACATAAGTTGGAACAGCAAAAAGGTGCGGTGGGGCGATTCTTATTTTTGCTCGAGAGCTTGTATCAACTGAACAAAACGCAGTTTGCACAAATCTTACAGATCCAAGGGCGCGATCGTCTTTACTTTGCGCGCTCCCGTGAGGAGTTACTCAAGGCCAGCGCCACTGCAAATCCGAAGGAAATTGGCCAAACGGGTTTTTGGGTAACGACCAACAACAATACTGCGAAAAAGCGGGCCATTTTAGCCGAGGCTTTGGTGCAATTTGGCTGCGATGCTGAAATCGCCAACGGCATTGCCGAACGCGTATAA
- a CDS encoding alpha/beta fold hydrolase has protein sequence MNYVSTGQGEAILLIHGLFGNLDNLKGLGQALEAHHQVIRVDVPNHGLSEHRQQMDYPSLAKAMVDLLDELELERVHIVGHSMGGKIAMATALAYPNRIISLVAADIAPVAYQPRHNAVFAALESLPLEGHTDRRFALAHLLAAGIDDATAQFLLKNLQRSGTGFRWKMNLTGLKSGYPNIIGWHNLPNEPQLVFAGPSLFIRGGDSNYVAAAHRDEILRQFPQAQAKTLEGCGHWLHAQKPTIFNRIVSEFIDKHTV, from the coding sequence ATGAATTATGTATCCACAGGTCAGGGAGAAGCAATCCTCCTTATCCATGGACTTTTTGGCAATTTAGATAATCTTAAAGGATTAGGCCAAGCGCTCGAAGCCCATCATCAAGTCATCCGTGTTGATGTGCCTAATCACGGCTTAAGTGAACATAGGCAACAAATGGATTACCCTAGCTTAGCCAAGGCCATGGTGGATTTACTCGATGAGCTCGAGCTTGAGCGTGTCCATATCGTAGGCCATTCCATGGGCGGAAAAATTGCCATGGCTACCGCACTAGCTTACCCAAATCGAATCATCAGCTTAGTTGCGGCCGATATTGCGCCCGTCGCCTATCAACCTCGGCATAATGCAGTTTTTGCAGCGCTTGAAAGTTTACCGCTAGAAGGACACACAGACCGCCGCTTCGCCCTTGCTCACTTATTAGCCGCTGGCATTGATGATGCGACAGCACAATTTTTACTCAAAAACCTCCAGCGCAGCGGCACTGGCTTTCGTTGGAAAATGAATCTCACAGGCTTAAAAAGCGGCTATCCCAATATCATCGGTTGGCACAATCTTCCCAATGAACCACAATTAGTGTTTGCTGGTCCGAGCCTTTTTATCCGTGGCGGCGATTCAAACTATGTCGCAGCAGCGCACCGTGATGAGATTTTGCGGCAATTCCCGCAGGCACAAGCAAAAACATTAGAAGGTTGTGGCCATTGGCTACATGCGCAAAAGCCTACAATCTTCAATCGCATTGTGTCTGAATTTATTGACAAACACACGGTGTAA
- the ybfE gene encoding LexA regulated protein → MAKEATDRTTIDLFANEKRRGRPRSNPLSRSQQLKVNKRNQIQRDKAKGLKRIELKVSQDLYDALNERALASNISRSQLIELILQQKIEC, encoded by the coding sequence ATGGCAAAAGAAGCAACAGATAGAACCACCATTGACCTTTTTGCCAATGAAAAGCGCCGGGGCCGCCCACGTAGCAATCCTTTGTCCCGTAGCCAGCAACTTAAGGTCAATAAACGCAACCAGATCCAGCGGGATAAAGCCAAAGGATTAAAGCGAATAGAGTTAAAGGTGTCACAAGATTTATATGACGCCTTGAATGAGCGGGCGTTGGCCAGTAACATCAGCCGAAGCCAGTTAATCGAATTAATTCTTCAGCAAAAAATAGAATGCTGA
- the fldA gene encoding flavodoxin FldA, translating into MATVGLFFGSDTGNTEAVAKMIQKKLGKKMVEVKDIAKSTKEQIAEYDLLLFGIPTWYYGEAQCDWDDFFPELEQIDFTDKLVAIFGCGDQEDYAEYFLDAMGMIGDIVQARGGIIIGHWPTASYNFEASKGLVDDDHFIGLGIDEDRQPELTEERVDAWVKQIYEEMCLAELED; encoded by the coding sequence ATGGCAACTGTAGGTCTTTTTTTCGGTAGCGACACAGGCAACACCGAAGCTGTCGCCAAGATGATCCAGAAAAAACTGGGTAAGAAAATGGTTGAGGTGAAAGATATCGCCAAAAGCACCAAAGAACAGATCGCAGAATATGACCTGCTGCTGTTCGGGATCCCAACCTGGTATTACGGTGAAGCACAGTGCGACTGGGATGACTTTTTCCCTGAGTTAGAACAGATTGATTTTACAGACAAACTGGTTGCTATCTTTGGTTGTGGAGACCAAGAAGACTACGCAGAATATTTCCTTGATGCCATGGGCATGATTGGCGATATCGTACAAGCTCGTGGTGGTATTATCATTGGACATTGGCCAACTGCGAGTTACAACTTCGAAGCGTCTAAAGGTTTAGTGGATGATGACCACTTTATCGGTTTAGGGATTGACGAAGACCGTCAACCTGAATTGACCGAAGAACGTGTTGATGCATGGGTTAAGCAAATCTACGAAGAAATGTGTTTAGCAGAACTCGAAGACTAA